The Puntigrus tetrazona isolate hp1 chromosome 3, ASM1883169v1, whole genome shotgun sequence genome contains a region encoding:
- the LOC122334091 gene encoding oocyte zinc finger protein XlCOF26-like yields MRDPEHTEETEEQTELVGGNEGKEESSEVEIDCLRSGEKPKQKRRATKSLSCTQCGKSFSNKHHLELHMRVHTGEKPFSSGKTFPSALDLKNHLTVHTKEKPHSCHLCGNRFSHRQSLKEHEKIHSGVRDHVCCACEKTFTTAQCLKRHERIHTGEKPYECSHCHKRFRDSSSLKTHEMIHTGERPHACDQCQKSFTLKARLTDHMRVHTGEKPFTCGQCWKSFSLSGHFKKHMNIHTREKLYTCARCGKTFLRASYLKQHQTVHTKEKPHSCELCGKSFSRLENLKVHQKTHAAVKEYVCFECEKTFTTASHLKQHQKIHSGERPYQCSLCDKTFSRRGTLKIHQRTHSGERPYGCAACGKRFNHSSALHKHTKHCRLQVQLFQV; encoded by the exons atgAGAGATCCAGAACACACTGAAGAGACTGAAGAACAGACAG AGTTGGTTGGAGGTAACGAGGGGAAAGAAGAATCGAGCGAAGTCGAGATAGATTGTTTGAGAAGTGGAGAGAAACCCAAACAGAAAAGACGGGCCACGAAATCTTTGAGCTGcactcagtgtggaaagagtttctcAAACAAACACCATCTGGAGCTTCACATGAGagtccacactggagagaaaccctTCAGCAGCGGGAAGACGTTCCCGAGCGCTTTAGACCTGAAGAATCACCTGACCGTTCACACCAAGGAGAAACCGCATTCGTGCCATTTGTGTGGAAACAGGTTTTCACATCGACAGAGTCTGAAAGAACACGAGAAAATACACAGCGGCGTGAGAGATCACGTGTGCTGCGCGTGCGAGAAGACCTTCACCACGGCGCAGTGTTTAAAACGacacgagaggatccacaccggagagaaaccctaCGAGTGTTCACACTGCCACAAGAGATTCAGAGACTCATCCAGCCTGAAGACACACGAGatgatccacaccggagagagaccGCACGCCTGCGACCAGTGCCAGAAGAGCTTCACACTGAAGGCGAGGCTCACGGACCACATGAgagtccacaccggagagaagcccttcaCCTGTGGACAGTGCTGGAAGAGTTTCTCGCTGTCCGGACACTTCAAGAAACACATGAACATCCACACCAGAGAGAAGCTCTACACCTGCGCTCGCTGCGGGAAGACGTTCCTGAGAGCTTCGTACCTGAAGCAGCACCAGACCGTTCACACCAAGGAGAAACCGCATTCCTGTGAGCTGTGCGGAAAGAGCTTTTCTCGTTTGGAGAATTTGAAAGTGCATCAGAAAACACACGCTGCGGTCAAAGAGTACGTGTGCTTCGAGTGCGAGAAGACCTTCACTACAGCGAGCCATTTGAAGCAGCACCAGAAGATCCACTCCGGAGAGAGACCTTACCAGTGTTCGCTCTGTGACAAGACATTCAGTCGGAGAGGAACCCTGAAAATACACCAGAGGACTCACTCCGGAGAGAGACCGTACGGCTGTGCTGCGTGCGGGAAGCGCTTCAATCACTCGTCTGCTCTTCACAAACACACTAAACACTGTCGTCTTCAGGTCCAGCTCTTTCAGGTTTGA